From the Ferrovum sp. PN-J185 genome, one window contains:
- a CDS encoding class I SAM-dependent methyltransferase, with amino-acid sequence MNVNPQQSIWTERYQSVGDNYLFGEEPNAFLVRQLNLFKPGQKVLCIADGEGRNSVWLARQGLDVTAVEISNVAVEKAKRLADKYHTTVNFECADLLSDSWIKEHSTVQYDWVVAIFVQFADPITRQKLFSVITQLTRPGGGLVLQGYTPKQLEYKTGGPSVLENLYTEEIIRSLLQDWRIEQLTQYEEMVSEGKGHHGLSALMGVIARKP; translated from the coding sequence ATGAATGTAAATCCACAACAAAGTATTTGGACTGAACGCTATCAGTCTGTCGGTGATAATTACTTATTTGGTGAAGAACCGAATGCATTTTTAGTGAGACAGTTAAATTTATTTAAACCAGGTCAGAAAGTATTATGTATAGCCGATGGAGAAGGACGAAATTCTGTTTGGTTGGCAAGACAGGGTTTAGATGTTACAGCTGTTGAAATTTCAAATGTAGCGGTTGAAAAAGCCAAACGCTTAGCTGATAAATACCATACCACCGTTAATTTTGAATGCGCTGATTTGTTATCAGACAGTTGGATTAAAGAACATTCAACCGTTCAGTATGACTGGGTAGTTGCTATTTTTGTCCAGTTTGCCGATCCGATAACAAGACAAAAGTTATTTTCTGTTATAACGCAACTCACTCGTCCCGGGGGAGGATTAGTGCTACAGGGTTATACACCAAAACAGCTTGAATATAAGACAGGAGGACCTTCTGTTTTAGAAAATCTCTACACAGAGGAGATCATCCGGTCTTTACTGCAGGATTGGCGTATTGAACAATTAACTCAATATGAAGAGATGGTCTCAGAGGGAAAGGGGCACCATGGTCTGTCTGCATTAATGGGCGTCATTGCGCGTAAGCCTTAA
- the cydX gene encoding cytochrome bd-I oxidase subunit CydX has product MWYFAWVLGIGFAVLLAILNAMWGENESSRLLSKDEIDH; this is encoded by the coding sequence ATGTGGTATTTTGCTTGGGTTTTAGGTATAGGTTTTGCGGTGCTATTGGCAATATTAAATGCCATGTGGGGTGAGAATGAGAGTTCTCGTTTATTATCCAAAGATGAGATCGATCACTAA